The DNA region caactcaaacgtgctcctatcaaatgtgacaacactagtgccataaaccttactaaaaaccctgttttacactcacgcactaaacacatagagattagacatcatttccttcgtgatcatgttgaaaaagaagacgttgtctttgagcacgttgactccaaaaaccaacttgctgatattttcactaaaccattggcaacggaacctttcttcaacattcgtcgcgaattaGGAATCTTAGATCTATCTCATTTGATGTCATAGGCATGTTGcatcttaattatattatgcctcaccgTGTGTGACAAGCactgttttagatgtcaattataCTTCACAAGATCTCTCCAACAaaggtaatatcaatcctttctacaattttcttattgatTAGTGATTGTGGCTGTTAGATCAAATGTGCTTACTCTAGTTGATGTAAAGTTTGCTTGAATATACTCTTTGTCCATAATGTGTGCTCATTAACATGTCATATTGCAACCTGCATAATCATTCTGCATTAAAACACATTAAAAACCAgttcagcatcagtatgtatcaatacatacgcaGCCTGCATCGATGCACATACTCtaaaattaaattttttgaaatacagcttcagtatgcatcgatgcatatatcgcatgtatcgatacacaagGGAATTGTAAACCCTGGCATCGACGCATCcatcgtatgtatcgatacaatgaaaattttcaaatacctagcatcgatacataactctCTGCATCGATACTCACTGCTGTcatctgaattaaatgcatttttttctctcacatgcatcgacacatcaaccaatcatatcatctcttatctcattacttcatctcatctgccctcaaaaaccccaaaaccagtggctaaccctaatccttctcatcttcactctctcacaaacttggtaaaaccctaaaatctaaacatcaccatgcctccacgcactattccagtcagagccaaaggaaaaggcAAGGGAAAGGAAGCAGTCGGTAcgtctcagcaaccaccagatgttccttcaaatgccttagacattcttcatcctgccattgctgctgaatttgaggaatccttcaaggccaggttggtaatgaaacctcatatctttgataaaacagatgctgttcacctgcacctaaatgaagtagttgaactgttacatgcacaaaaacttgggtcctttctatctacaaaagatgcctatcatgaggatttcatccgggccttttatgctggtttacaCACTGGTCcaggctatatgttccggtgttctatcggagtcagaacatatacctttgaagccgcaaattgggaaacggtgtttcaaatgccgcttccgtcgatggctttcaagtcctggcatgacctgcactttgatcctgaatttgacctgagggactttacaacttctatcctaaagattgatagaccgttgagtgaggacgaacacgtcacgtcaggtatgatcaaacAAACTTCGCGTATTCTGCACTGGATCATTACTcacattctgcgtccaaccaacagtggccactctcggttggataggcctagcatacaccttctctacattctgcaaaataagattcacttaaattgggcgaactactttgtaaaacgtctattttatGTGCGAGACAGCAAAACTGTAGCGCTAGGGTATGCCTCTCAAGTCATGAAAATTCTAAAGTTCTGGAAAGTCACAATCCCTATTGTTCCTCTTATATCTCCgtctgctgctcaagagtttgactctgccactctttcgcatatgggatatcgatGGGACAAAGACCGCAAGTGCTTCTATTTTTACGAAAGgaaatccaaaaccagaatttacaactttgacatcccttcggaacgcatccatgttgctgaagatcagcctgatgaagagatgcaggatgcggctgataccgatgcaccacaagctgaggccaatactggttggggtgaATGGGTGCCACGAAGATGGTCTCctaccaactatgtacctgaacctacagcccctccattcaCCGGTGGTACTTCAGCATCAACACCAACTGCGGACATCACACACATGCTGCAACAGATGGAACTTGTCAACAAGGAACGCCATGACGAAGCACGCTATTGGCATGTTCAACAAACTGAATGGCATAATgagcatcgtgagtggcatgaTGAGCACACTcggatgtatcacaatcaacatgcttggcaccaagacttggtcAAATGGCATCAAGTgttctacaacgaaatgtccggttttatggatgactgccgtgaaaatcctgggattatggacagctttCGAAGCGTTGAGGTTCAGAATCGGTTCAGGCAATACTCATTCATGGGACATAATCCAGACACGATGCCTCCTCCTCCacctccgccaagctaccgagaccccgacagacatgatgaggaatcctgtggtggccacaatccaaattaacccaccatacctttcatttcaatgcatttcatttcatttggttGCACATTATTTGTTCTAGCTTATGTAACTCCTAAACTTGTTTGCACACTTTAAATGCTTTTAAGGTTCTGTTTATTTCTATCTGTTGTTGCCCGTACCTTTTGAatgattctttgtgaatgattctttaactTGCCGCTTCTCTCTGTGTGATTGATAGCGTATTATCTTTTTTGCCATGCCCTGCTTCACTCTATACTTGACAACTATggttcttcctctttttgatgttgacaaagggggagaaaatgcagatatgcacaaactcagggggagtatcacacatcttgccaagaatttgccatcatcaaaaaggggagtttgtgaaagaattctttaacttgaattaacttttaatgatagcaaattgtgtgaacatcatccaaattggttgtgcattgcattacatgatataatTGTGTTTTTACCTTGTGATTCATCTCACTCCATTGTTGCataaccacacatatacatgtacattgaaaaattacttaaaataactattaaaatgcattttgtaacagtatgtatcaatacatgaatctgtgcatcgatacatgcaGCCTTGATTAAATGACAAAACAAATTatgttcagtatgcatcgatacacacgagccatgcatcgatacatggaagTGCAAAAGctctgtgcatcgatacacacgacttctggatcgatacatgaccacttgtgttagcctgtgcatcaatacatgagcatTAAGCATCGATACAGATTAGTGTAAATACCACctgcatcgatacacacgactcCTGCATCGATACAGATTAGTGTAAAATAccacatgcatcgatacacacgacttttgcatcgatacatgattaattaatttgaccaaattacaaacaacttacagtatgcatcgatgcacactcctgtgtatcaatacacaaggctgttttaagtcataacagaATCTGTTTTGCAGTACATATATACAGGTTTTGACAGCAATTGAAGGTCACGAATTCATTGAGCAAAaagacaattgaacacaagatcaaacaagtgttggagcaattgtcagtgagcagttagaaacctgaaagagacttcatcttcttcatcttctcaatcaattttcttcaagaacaattacacacaacaattcttgttctttggacTAAAGAGGgattgagataacgttcagtggtgtgatcaaggatctagctgtggtttgcagtggaacgatcgaggatctagctgggttgaaggttgaagggggtttctaggaaaaacctactggtttgtccttcaagaactggactgttcttgagggtttcggagtcacatttgcagaacagattcagccgcagcgttgcgtttggagatcgggggatttcgcaagcaggtcgtggaaccggtgaattgtttgcaactttgtgcaggaaaatcttgatcaagctcagatcaagtgaaggtttatacaagaagaggttcttggagattagaaattctgtctttgtatcaaaaccttgtatcaacggattcggcaataattgataatcaaagttctcaatttcatttgaaattgagagggagacgtacccacacgcgaggacgacgtggggaacttccttaacaaatctctgcgtatcgtcttttaccttaatcttctttacgtttcaaatactgttttgcaaattctgttagtgtgtggtgattgattaaatttctggacagcagtgataacaaaacctttagtcatacaccattgctgtttatcatcaaacactcacacaccaactgtttgacaaaacggttaacttgattgtgttcattggaaatagtatttgaggataagcgcattcaatctgttaacATTCTGTGTGTATTAattctgtcattctcattaaaatccagcaactgcacttgcgtgtccggctttctagtagcggttcagaatagacggaagtcgattcgggactgctttatacgctgtttttgaaaactctgattaaacaTAAAAATCCGTAAattttaaaagaggtgatctattcaccccccctctcgatcactagccacaccgtctaacaagaTGAATGAGCATCAACAAGGATTTCCCGAGTATCGATGCATATCAAACTCCGATTTTCCAAATTCTGAAGTTCTCTGAGTTTTTGGTGTATTTGGTGCTCAAAGTTGGTGTTTAACCCTCTCCAAATGAAGTGAGGGGgtatttataaaaaaaatagaaaaaccAGATCGCGCTAAGCCCCACAGACAGCATTAAACGCGACTAGATGACAAAACACCTCAAACTGTCATAAGTCGCACTAAGCGACACCTGACCCCGCTAAGCGAGGAAGCTCCTGCCCAGAAAAGTTGGATGGCTCTAAGCCCCATCTCCTGGCATGCCTTTGATAAAAAATGCTTGTAAAAGCCTTTGTCTTTCCTTTTAGCATTCAAAGCTTCTCCAATGCAACAAAACTAAATAATTAGATGCAAAAATGATTAATCTTCATAATATTTACATGATTAAACTAAAAAGCTAAATTGACATGAAAGTTGAGGGATCAGTATACAAATCCAATGAATTAAGCTTATAAGAGtcattaaattataatattaATCAACACAATTTGGCCCTTAACACTCAATGGAAACCTTCTAGTTAGTTTTGTAAAAGTGTTTAGTTTAAAAATGTTTTGAAGTTTTTCTGTTTATTAAAACTCATATtacaaaaagaaataaaaagggaaaaaaataatttttttattagGATGCTTGACAAGATGTTgaatcttgctcctacgtattTCCAAGTGTGGTGGGAAACTCAAAGCTACATAGTTCTTTGTAGCAAATTATTGTGGGTTGGTTGTTTTTAGAGAGTGGCGCTTAGGTCGCATTGAGCAGTTAAACATTGTTTGTTGCTTGCGCTTGGAGGCTGAAGCGTTTGTTTATTTCGCGTTGAATGGATAAAGAATTACGCGTTTGTCAAAAGGTTTGAGATTTGATTCTACTTGGACAAAAACATGAGTTTGATTGGTTGTGATAGATTTTAGGTGCAAGGTGAGTAAGCGGTTCAACCAAAGTGTACATTAAGCCTATGATACTCGAGGAACAAATGAATGTACATTAATCCACTCCCTTTTTAATCTGAGTTTACTTATTAAAAAATGTCTTTGCGGAAGACAAATAATCGGTTCGAGCAACGTGTACACTACTAAGCCTTTGATACTCGAGGAACCTGTGACTGTAGATTCTCCCATCCCTTTTTTAATCCAGATTTGTTTAAGAGTTTTTTATGGAAGACGAATAATCAGCTTGAGCAAAGTGTACACTACGCCACTAATACTCGAGGATTTTGCGAATGTACATCCATCCATCGCATTTTCAATCCAAATTTATTTAAGATTTATTTATGGAAGACGGATAATCTATTCGAGTAAAGTGTATATTAAGCCTATGATATTTGAGGAACTTCCGAATGTACATTTGCCCATCCCTTTTTTAATCCAAATTTTTACAAAAGGTGATTTGAAGCAAATTCGATTAAATTGCGGAAAGTATTTAACAAAcataattttattattttttattattttaatatttctTTTTTACTAAATTAAAGTAAAATAATATTTAAAGGAAAAAGGGGTGCAAATAACATACCAGATCTAAGTGGTAATGGACCCGTAAGGTCCGATGACACACTAAACCCTTTACGTTGAGTTGTAGTAGTTGCTCCATAGTCtcattttgtttaatttttctcttttgtttttcttcaTATGCTTGTAAGGAACCCGTGAGTTGCTCAATAGTCATGGTCTTTAAATCCTTGTTTTCTTCAATATTGGTAACAATGAGGTCAAAGTATGGATTTAAAGTGAGAAGTATTTTCTCTATGACTTTAACATCATCAACACCTTCACCATTTCTTTTAAGTTGATTGACTACGGCCAATACTCgagaaaaataataaaaaattaacTCAAACGCTTCCATAAATAAACGTTCAAAGTCACCTCTAAGAGTTTGAAGACAAAATGTTTTCACCTGCTCCACTCCTTTGTTGCAAGTTTGAGGCTTGTCTCATACTTCTTTGGTCGTCGTTACGTTGGAGATCTTTTCAAATGTATCTTCATCCACCGACTGATAAATGAGGAAGAGAGCTTTCTTGTCTCTCTTTCTGgactccttaaatgtctcctttACATCATGTCTTAGCGAGACTTCATCTTACTCCTTGAAGCCTTTCTCAACGATATCCCATACATCTTGAGCTCCTAGTAGCGCATTCATCTTGATACTCCAATTGCCATAGTTGTTCTTTGTGAGCATCAACATTTGGAAAGGGAAACCTCCATTCGCCATCTTTTGAGGAATTTGAAGCTCTGGTGTCACTTTGTTAGAAAGGCATTTTGTGTTTGGGGAAAGTGTGTGTGGGAATATTAGAGGCTTGAATAGAAAAGTGTAggattacatctctatttatagtactctaagAAGAACTTTAGACACATTAATTCTAAAGAATTCTCAACTCTAAAAAttcaaagagtattctagaaAGTATTACAACCCTAAAAAATATTTAGACACTCCAAATATAATAGAGTTTTCTAAAAATATTATCCAAAATTAACTAAGCTCAAAATAATTAAGTCcaaaaatttaaataataaaatagattcaaatcaaatttaatATTTTAACACCTAGTTCGTAACGGAGCTGGAATAACGTGTCTATGAATTCATATCTCTTCAACTCAACTAAAACCCCTGGTACAGGCAGTTGTAATAAAATGATCAATTTCTAGAAAAACTCATCCATTTGAAAACAAATGCAGTGTGACCAATCCGTGCAAAAGTCAAATTCAAGAAGTCTCTAAGCATGTTAAAGAGGTAAATTGAAAAATTCTCAACAAGGACTGGATGGAAGAAATTCTAGATAAAATAACTATTCAAGTCCATTTAGATAAAGCTTATGCTTCAATACATTAATCTGAAGAAATGATATAAAACAGTACAAATAAAGACACATTCAAACTTCACTCCTGCATAACAACTTATTCCTAGAGCCTCAAATCAAGAATCTACTTTTCTGAACCATTAGGCAATGCAACAGTGTTTTCCTCAGAAAAGTTAAGCTCATCCCAAACTTCAATCCAAGTGACCATTGCATCAGCAAGCTTGTTAAAATAgtcatcaaccaatccaagttTTGCCTTAACTTTTTTGGAGAGTTCAATGTAGCATTTCTGAGGAGTTGTGCATTCCTTTGGAAGAGAAACAGATTGGAAAAACGGTATCAGTTCTTCCTGCCAGTATATTCCTTTGTACTCTTTCTTAAGGTTCACAAATGGGTTGCTAGCTTTGCTGTGCCACAGATAAGGCAAACCAGTCTTCACTCCTAGTCCCAAATGGTCACTTATCACCTACATCATCAAAGAGAGTATATTGTTAGCACTTTTCAAAAGACATATACATTGATGAATGAGTTAATAGAATCAAAATTTTGTATACCTTCGCGCACCAGCCAGCCCACATATCATCGTAGCGACCGATAGGTTGGCCATCACCCATGAGTCCAAAGTACAATGCGGGACCGATCAAACCACGGTTGAATGCCAAATTCATACCACACATGGGAAAGAGGGTTCCCTTTGGTATTGTCATAACAGCATCTACATACCTAAGAAAAAAACAATGCTACAACATATGAAGCATTTGCCCAAACGTAGAAACCAGACACAACACTGACACGCAGACACTGGTTATAATTTGAATGAGATACCAAAACAAATACCTAGTGTTTCTTTCAAGAGGCTTGACAAGCTGAGTTGGAGCATCATAATCAGGAACGTTAAGCCAGAGTCCATGAGAGACGGCTGTTGGAACACCTTCACGAAGACTGAACGGATATCCGCGGACAAAATCTGCACCTTCTCTATATGGATCATACAGAGTGTTGAAGAAAAACGGGGTTGATGGAGTCAGCAAGTTCTTAATGTGCTGCTGTAGCGCATCAATTTCTTTGCCAGATGGATCTTTGGCAACCTGGAAAAAAACAAAAGTACCTCAGACCTAGGAAGGATCTAGAAAATACAAACCCTGCTCATATGATGTTACCAATTAACATAGCTATGAAGTATTGTACAAGTAAAAACAAAGTAAAACTCACAAATAAGAAACATAGAAAATGTTAACCAAAGAAAACTAAAAAAGAAGACATACAAAGCAGTCATCGTCAATGGTAAAGATGTATTTTTTTTTGGAGATGGCGAAACCAAAGCAGCGACAAGCCGAGTCTTTGAATGAAATACAAGAAGCCTTAGGACCCAAAATACGGTTAATATCGTTACGATTATAAAGCTCATAATCAAAGCCTTGAGGGACTTTGATGACTTTAGAAGGATCACCATCTTGTATGATGATGAGATGATATGGTTGGAAGAATGGTCTCCACTGTTCCAAGAAATCGAGGTTCCTTATTGTTGGAATGACGATGTCCAGTTCATCTTTCAGAATCGGTGTTACTGATGATGACATGGTTACAGAGAGGGAGAGAAGAGAGACAAggtttgttgttgttgttggaatATGTTGTTGTGTTGGGGGGTTTTGTAGTAGGAAGATTATGTGAACATTGAAGCCATCGCCAAAGTTTACTTGTATATAGTAGCGTCAACGTTTACGAGGAATGGTGCCAAACGTTTATCATCTGTCATTTTCTGTTTGCTAGTTTGTTCGCTCCAAATGCACACAGAATAGTCATTGGTGTTTTGGGAATATTGTTGTTTTGTCCGAACACAACCAATATTAGGAGAACATTTCAGACAATACGTCACGCAAACTTTGTAAAAACATCATGGTATTTTTTGTTAGGCATGATTTGAGTCAAGGAATTTTGTCTTGTTTTGATTGGTTAACAGTACTGCTGCAAGTTCTACATGGTTTTTTAACGGTTTGTGGGGGAAATTCATGACTATGCAGTTTCTATTCCAACACTCAATCACAGAGAATGTGGTCCTAAGAAGTTGTTAACAACGCATACATATACGCCCAAAGGTTGTGAATAAAAACAGTTTTTGGTTGTTGTCCAAAGTAAAATACAATCGTGGTTGGTGTGACCCCGCATTGAAACTGTTGTAACGTAAATTTTAATTTAAAGAATTAACTGAAATCACAATTGAGAAACGTTAAATTtatgattatatatatatatatatatatatatatatatatatatatatatatatatatatatatatatatatatatatataaaataaagACAAAATACCTTTTTTAGTCCTTTAATTTTATCTCGAGTTCATTTTGGTCTCTTAATTTTAAAAAGTATCAATATAGTTCCTTATATCTTTATACGGTATCACTTAAGTCTTTTTCGTCCAATTTTCACAAATGGTGTCAATTTTTACCCAAGTAGTATCTGACGTGGCAATTGTTCAT from Lathyrus oleraceus cultivar Zhongwan6 chromosome 1, CAAS_Psat_ZW6_1.0, whole genome shotgun sequence includes:
- the LOC127134113 gene encoding UDP-arabinopyranose mutase 3; its protein translation is MSSSVTPILKDELDIVIPTIRNLDFLEQWRPFFQPYHLIIIQDGDPSKVIKVPQGFDYELYNRNDINRILGPKASCISFKDSACRCFGFAISKKKYIFTIDDDCFVAKDPSGKEIDALQQHIKNLLTPSTPFFFNTLYDPYREGADFVRGYPFSLREGVPTAVSHGLWLNVPDYDAPTQLVKPLERNTRYVDAVMTIPKGTLFPMCGMNLAFNRGLIGPALYFGLMGDGQPIGRYDDMWAGWCAKVISDHLGLGVKTGLPYLWHSKASNPFVNLKKEYKGIYWQEELIPFFQSVSLPKECTTPQKCYIELSKKVKAKLGLVDDYFNKLADAMVTWIEVWDELNFSEENTVALPNGSEK